One window of Entelurus aequoreus isolate RoL-2023_Sb linkage group LG06, RoL_Eaeq_v1.1, whole genome shotgun sequence genomic DNA carries:
- the LOC133651505 gene encoding germ cell-specific gene 1-like protein, with protein MRLERGRRASLALTLNFMAFVFALSAVCTSHWCEGTRKVAKPFCTGPPIQVKQFFCIRFNSSNINDSRLVQYIFETGEEKFLLKKFHTGIFFSCEQAADMNGFDCRDFSEIAPEHERGVLWLCIVAETLYLALLFAGGALMILEQCPCFSVMNKLKLSAFAAMCTALSGLCGMVAHMMFTTIFQLAVAMGPEDWRPKTWDYSWSYALAWGSFGTCMGSAVTALNRYTKTIIEFKFKRRNIEKSLLIKQKLMELDLPDHMWYVTADAEAPLELPPANGHKPPTGTAYVLEMDHATEPQGEAYC; from the exons ATGAGGCTGGAGCGCGGACGGCGGGCTTCGCTGGCGCTCACCCTCAACTTTATGGCATTTGTGTTCGCCCTGTCGGCCGTGTGCACCAGCCACTGGTGCGAGGGCACCAGGAAGGTGGCCAAGCCCTTCTGCACGGGGCCGCCCATCCAGGTCAAGCAGTTCTTCTGCATCCGCTTCAACAGCTCCAACATCAACGACAGCCGCCTGGTGCAGTACATCTTCGAGACCGGCGAGGAGAAATTCCTGCTCAAGAAGTTCCACACCGGGATCTTCTTCTCCTGCGAGCAGGCCGCAGACATGAACG GCTTCGACTGTCGTGACTTCTCGGAGATCGCACCTGAACACGAGCGAG GTGTGCTGTGGCTCTGCATCGTGGCCGAGACCTTGTACCTGGCCCTGCTGTTTGCGGGCGGCGCCCTCATGATCCTGGAACAGTGCCCCTGCTTCAGCGTGATGAACAAACTGAAGCTGAGTGCCTTCGCCGCCATGTGCACCGCGCTGTCAG GCCTTTGTGGGATGGTGGCCCACATGATGTTCACCACCATCTTCCAGCTGGCCGTGGCCATGGGTCCAGAAGACTGGAGACCCAAAACCTGGGACTACAGCTGGTCTTACGC CCTAGCGTGGGGGTCTTTCGGCACCTGCATGGGCTCGGCGGTCACGGCGCTGAACCGCTACACCAAGACCATCATCGAGTTCAAGTTCAAGAGGCGGAACATCGAGAAGAGCCTGCTGATCAAGCAGAAGCTGATGGAGCTGGACCTCCCCGATCACATGTGGTACGTGACGGCCGACGCCGAGGCCCCGCTGGAGCTGCCCCCCGCCAACGGGCACAAGCCGCCCACGGGGACCGCCTACGTGCTGGAAATGGACCACGCCACCGAGCCGCAAGGAGAGGCGTATTGCTAA